TCTCCTGTCAActtggcccctctcaccttctcgccccccccccccctctctccagttCTTTAACGTTTCCACTCTGCGGGGAGAAAGGTTgcgactgtctaccctctcttgTGGCTGAGGGTCCCTCGGCTTCCCCCGGGCGCGGGCCGGCGAACAGATACCGGGGGCCAGACCTGCCGGCGCTGCCCGAGACGGTGGGCCGGTGAGGAGAGACTTTGGTGAAGGGGAGACTGGCGGTGATATGAgcggatggggggtgggggggtgagaggggggtagagagggagaggggaggggtggggtgagaagaggggggagggaggaaagagagcgagaagggtgggggtgagtggagggggcAGAGCAAGGGGCGAGGGACAGGGATTTAGAGTATGGGATGGGGGGGTAGGGTGGGAGCAAGGCGAACAAGAGGGGTGCAGGGGTGTGAACGGAAGGGGGGGGGCGTGgagtgattggggggggggtgaggaggaggcatGGGGCGCTGAtgaaagggcggagggggggggacgaGGTCTAGTTCCAGAGCCCCCGGTAACCCGCCGACCCGGCCGCCATACATCGGTTGGGGAGGCtggaagtgggggggggttggagagagtAGGAGAGgtagggatgagggggggggcgcAGAGTGAGGTGTGGAGAagagaagagtgtggagggagtggaaggGAAGAAGACGGAGGGGTGAGTTTGAGAGAGGggtaaagaggaggggggagagaggagagtagtGAGTGGGAGAGTGGGTGGGGTGGTAAGataaggggggtgagaggggtagTGTGAGacgagggaaaggggggagggtgatgagaggaatggagggagtgagggggaggtgagtgggggtggggggggtattcTCAggccgggggagagggagtgagaggagggggtaAACCGAAGGGGGATGAGAGGATGGGTGGTGAGAGGGTGTGGTAGGTGAAacgaggagaggggtggggtttctcttaggtgggagaggaggggggggtgagaggcagggtgtggtggggggggtggatagGGGAGGTAGAGAcgggggagagtggggtgggggggggggggggtattctcAGGCCGGGGGAGGCCCAGAACTGACTCTCACCATGTTCCCCCCCTGTCGCCTCTACAGGACAGAATGTTTTGCTGCGCGTTTCTCTTCCTGTTTGTTGCGGGAACCCTGCGTCGCTGGGCCGCTGTTGAACGCTGCTCACGGTGAGTGGGGTCCCTGTCCTGGGGTAACCagggcacccccccccctccatccccaccccccccatccgtacctcccctctccccctccccctcccctctcccccctctctcccctctcctctcctctctttcctctctctctctccccctctctctatatctctctcactccctctctcctctctctccctctctatctatctttccttctccctctctctcctctccctctgtctctctccctgccctctcctcacctctccccctcccctctccccctctccccctctccccctcctctcctcccctccctcccccctcgccctctcccccctctccccctcccccctctcccctctcccctcctcccctctcctctctccctctctctccccctcccctctccctctcctcccctctccccctcccacacatctaGCGGCAGGTGGgagcccctctcccctctctcccctctcccccgtctGCTGTACGAATCCcttatccctccccctctcccctctcccctctccccccccccccccccctccccccccctctcctcctcctcttccctcttctcccctcacctcctctcccctcctctcacccctcccctctccccccctctcccctctcctctctcccctctctcctcctcctctcctccctctcctcccccctctctctcccctctcccctctcctcctctcccctctccctctcccccctccctctctccctcctccccctctcccctcccctctccatcccctctcccctctcacctctcccctccccccccctcaccttctccccctccccccctctctctctccctccctctccctcctttgttttacattctctctccccctccctccctctctaccctttaTTTGAGGTGCGGGCgcgtgtataaccatataacaattccagcacggaaacaggctactcggcccttctagtccgtgccgaacacgtattctcccctagtcccatctacctgcactcagaccataaccctccattcctttcccatccatataactatccaatttatttttaaatgataccaatgaacctgcctccaccacttccactggaagctcattccacacacagccaccactctctgagtaaagaagttccccctcatgttacccctaatcagccatgatcatattgaatggcggtgcaggctcgaagggccgaatggcctactcctgcacctaatttctatgtttctatgtaaacttcagtcccttaattctcaaatcatgtccccttgtttgaatcttccctactctcagtgggaaaagctggtccccgtcaactctgtctatccctctcatcattttaaagtagGCGTGGGTTAGCCGCTGTTTTTCGGGCCGAACGTCCCCCCCTGCTGCTGATTGTCCATTTCTGACCCGGCGCAGATGAGGGCGATGAGCTGTCGGTGACCACGGGCACCCGGACGACGATACGGGCAGTTCTCGGGGGCTCGGTCACCATCCCGTGCTTCGCCAGCTACGCCCGACGCCCGCTGTCGCCCGCCGCCCCGCGCGTCAAGTGGAGTCTGATCCGCGACGGCAGCGAGTGGGACATCCTGGTCGCCACCGTGCAGAAGGTCAAGGTGAGCGACGGCTACCGGCGGCGGGTGGAACTGCCCAACTACCTGGCCACGGCCACAGACGTGTCTCTCGCCATCCACCGGCTACTCCACAACGACACCGGCATCTACCGCTGCGGCGTCCAGCACGGCATCGAGGACGCGCAGGACCTGGCGCGACTGCAGGTCAAAGGTAACGCTGACCTCCGGTCCGTCCCGCCCCCGGCCCACTCCGGCCCCCGGCCccactccgcccccccccccggccgaCGTCGGGGCGAAGAGTGGGGTCGGAGGGCGAGGTTAACCGGggttgagggagcgccgcgctggggACGGGGttggggagtgagggagcgccgcgctgggggCGGGGTTTTTAGGgtatgagggagcgccgcgctgagggcggggttggggtgaggggatCGCCGCgctgggggcggggtgggggtgagggagcgcccgcGCTGGGGGCGGGGtttgggggtgagggagcgccgcgctaggGGCGGGGTtgcgggtgagggagcgccgcgctgggggCGGGGTTGGGGTGAAGAGAGCGCCGCGCTGGGGGCGGGgttggggtgagggagcgccgcgcgctgggggcggagttgtgggatgagggagcgccgcgctgggggcggggttgggggtgagggagcgccgcgctgggggCGGGGTTGGGGTGAGGGAGCGTCGCGCGGGGGCGGGGTTGAGGGGGTGAATTGCGCCGCGCTGGGGGCGGGGttggggagtgagggagcgccgcgctgggggcggagttgagggtgagggagcgccgcgctgggggCGGGGTTAGGGGGTGAGGGTGGGCGAGCGCTGGGGCactggggggggttgggggggtgagggagcgccgcgctgggggcggggttgggggtgagggagcgccgcgctgggggcggagttgagggtgagggagcgccgcgctgggggCGGGGTTAGGGGTGAGGAGCGCCGCGCTGGGGGGACCCCGTGCGGGGTTGGGAGTGAGGGAGCGTCGCGCTGGGGCGgggttagggagggagggagcgccggCTGGGGGGTGGAGCCTTGGGGATGAGGGAGCGCGGAGACGGTCTGGGAAAGACATCAGCggatgagggagcgccgcgctgggggcggggttggggggggtgagggagcgccggagctggggcgggggctgggagtgagggagcgccgcgctggctGGCGGGGGTtgaggagtgagggagcgccgcgctggggCGGGGTTGGGGATGAGGGAGCGCGGAGACGGAACGCTCTATAACGGGACCCCCCTCCCCGGTCTCTCCAGGAGTTGTCTTCCATTACCGGGAGGCGGTGGCCCGCTACGCCTTTAACTTCAGCCGCGCCCAGCGGGTCTGTGAAGACATTAGCGCCCGGATCGCCACCCCGGAGCAGCTCGACGCGGCCTATGCTGGCGGCCTGGAGCAATGTGACGCTGGCTGGCTCTCAGACCAAACCGTGCGGTGAGTGGCGACCCGACACGACCCGACACGACTCGACCCGACTCGACCCCCACGCAACCCTACCCCGACCCCGACTCGACCCCGACTCGACCCTAACACGACCTCGACTCCGACACAACCCCGACACGACCCGACCCCGACacgacccgaccccgaccccgacccgacCGACCCTACCACGACCTCGTCACGGTGACCCGACCCCCACACCTACCCCGACCCCGACACGACCCTGGGGACTCAACCCTAACACGACCCCCCACGACCGACTCCTCCCCCGACCTCGACCACAACCCCGACTCCTCAACCCCAACCCCGACCCCTCGACCCCACCGACCCGGGGTGACCTCCTTGTGGGGTTGGGTCCCCTCTATCCTCCCCCCCTCTAGTGGTTCagtccctctcaccccccccccacccccacctcctccctctcctctctcctctacccccctctctctctcctctcctatctCTCCCCTGGACAATTCTCCCCGGGGTGCGGAACTCCggacctctctctccccgcctggctcccctctcctctcctctctcctctctctctctctcctctctctcccccctcctccctccatcccccctccccctctcccctctcctccccccctctctcacccctctctccatcctcccctcctctctcccttctctcctcctctcccctcccccctcccctctcctctctctctcctcctctctctccccccctcctctcctctcctctctctctctctccccgtctcctcttttctctctctctctctccgtcttcctctttctccctctcctctccccctcccctctccctccctctctccacctccctctctctcctccctcccctctctctccctcccctcccctctcctcctctcctcctctttcctcctctccctccctccctcccctctccctctccctctcctctccctctcccctcctctcctcctctcctcctccctccctctcctccctccccctctccctcctctctctctcccctctctcccctccctctctcctctccctccctctccctctcccccctctctctccctctcctcctctcctcccctcccctctcctctctcctctcctcatcctcttctccctccccctctccgctccctctctctagccccccgtctcctccccctctctccatcccctcctctctcctcctctcctcccttccacccGTCTCATTCTCTCCATCCCCACTCCCcagtctctctctcctccccctctctttagaCCCCTcctatctcccctctccctccccctctctttctccccccactccctctctcctcccctccgtcacccctattagaaacatagaaattaggtgcaggagtaggccattcggcccttcgagcctattctctccccccaccccctctcccccctccctctccctccccccctctctccccatctccctgtcGCTGCGAGGCCGCGGATCAGCCGGTAAACCGTGACCcctgtttctctccccccccccccccccccagggctccTGTTCATCGGCGACTCGGACAAGCTGACCTTCCAACAAGCCGCCGACCACTGCCGACAGAGCGCGACCCGGCTGGCGACTGTGGGCGAGCTGTACGAGGCGTGGTCCGGGGGTCTGGACCACTGCACCCCGGCCTGGCTGGCAGACGGCAGCGTCCGCTACCCCATCGTCACTCCCCGGGAGCGGTGCGGCGGTCGGCTGCCCGGAGTGAAGACTCTCTACGCCTTTCATAACCAGACTGGCTCCATCGACCCCTGGTCGGCTCACGGCGCCTTCTGCTTCCTAGGTGACTGCTCTCCCTGGCGAGCCGCGGGCGTGTAGAGTCGTGGCaggtacaaaatgttggagtaactcagcgggacaggcagcgtctctggagagtggtggccgattaggaaaaggggagatgcaacgagacctgggtgtcatggtacaccagtcattgaaagtaggcatgcaggtgcagcaggcagtgaagaaagccaatggtatgttagcattcatagcaaaaggatttgagtgtaggagcagggaggttctactgcagttgtacagggtcttggtgagaccacacctggagtattgcgtacagttttggtctcctaatctgaggaaagacattcttgccatagaggatttgagtctaggagcagggaggttctactgcagttgcacagggtcttggtgagaccacacctggagtattgcgtacagttttggtctcctaatctgaggaaagacattcttgccgtagaggatttgagtagaggagcagggaggttatactgcagttgtacagggtcttggtgagaccacacctggagtattgtgtacagttttggtctcctaatccgaggaaagacattcttgccatagagggagtgcagagaaggttcaccggactgattcctgggatgtcaggactttcatatgaagaaagactggatagactcggcttgtgctcgctagaatttagaagattgaggggggatcttatagaaactatacaaaattcttaaggggttggacaggctagatgcaggaagattgttcccgatgttggggaagtccagaacaaggggtcacacagtttaaggataagggggaaatcttttaggaccgagatgagaaaaacatttttttttcacacacagagagtggtgaatctgtggaattctctgccacagaaggtagttgaggccacacagttcattggctatatttaagagggaattagatgtggcccttgtggctaaagggatcagggggtatggagagaaggcaggtacaggatactgagttggatgatcagccttgatcatattgaatggcgaatggtgcaggctcgaagggccgaatggcctctactcctgcacctattgtctatgtttctatgaacctcgagaaattcacatttttttagattagatttttGTTCTGACCTATACTAAAGGACAGtgaaaagatagtccaagggtctccaatgaggtggatgggagttcaggaccgctctctagttgatgagaggacggttcagttgcctgataacagccgggacgaaactgcccctgaatctcacgaggaaagtgggagagtctaggaccagagggcgcagtctCACAATAAAAGGATGCATCTTTAGACGGGAGATGAGGGATTTATTTAgccggcgaccagaaaaaggtacgactctttgggcgactactcacacgaccatacaggactcgtgagtagtcgcccaaagagcacggtcgtgagtagtcgccctttttctggtcgccgctgggttttcaacatgttgaaaattttcggcgacctgctgcgactatgacgggtgctggcaagtcgtcgtaaaaaaaaaaatatcgcgcaagtgggacaggccctttaccatgtTGTCCCTCGTGTTATCTTCTCGCCCGTTTAGAGACGGGGGGTTCTAACGACAGCGACGAGTTCGCGATGGACTTGGAATATGAGGACGGCGACTTCCTGGAGACCGCGGAGGATCAGTTGGAATTCGATCTGTACGACGGGGACGAGGGCGGGATGTTCCCGTTCGCCACCGAGTCGTGGGACGTCGAGACCGTGACCGGGATGGGTGACGGCGCGACCCTGGCGCCCAGCACCCCGGACGCAAAAAAGGTGCGCGGCGAAgtcagggacaggccctttcaccGATGTTGGCTCCCGCGTGTTATCTTGGAGGCTCGACACCGTTTAGAGACGGGGGGTTCTAACGACAGCGGCGAGTTCGCGATGGACTTGGAATATGAGGACGGCGACTTCCTGGAGACCGCGGAGGATCAGTTGGAATTCGATCTGTACGACGGGGACGAGGGCGGGATGTTCCCGTTCGCCACCGagtcgtgggtgtgtgtgtgtgtgtacctgtgtgaccgtgtgtgtgtgtggtgacgtGCGcgaccctggtgtgtgtgtgtgtgtgtggacctgtgtgtgtgtgtgtggcaagtGTGTACCACCCACGGGGTGTGGCGTACCTGACGTCAGTGACTGGTGTGTGCTGCcggtacctgtgtgtgtgtgtgtgtgtacctgtgtgtgtggctgtgtgtaccTGTGGTGTGTGTTGCGTGTGGACcggttgtgtgtgtggaggaggtggcgtgtgtgtgtgtgtcggcacCGGGCTCCCGTGGGGTGTGGACCCCCGGCGGTTCAACGCGGCGCTGAGGCCCCGGGAGCACCGGGCGTGGCTCCCACGGacagtgtgtggagtgtgtgtacggtgtgtgtggaggtgttggtgtggtgtgtgtatgtgtgtacctgtgtgtgtgtgtgtgtgtgtgtgtgtgtgtgtgtgtgtgtgtgtgtgtgtgtgtgtgtgtgtgtgtgtgtgtgtgtgtgtgtgtgtgtgtgtgtacctgtgtgtgtgtgtgtgtgtacgtgtgtgtgtgtacctgtgtgtgtgtacctgtgtgtgtgtgtgtgtgcgtgtgtgtgtgcgtgtgtgtgtacctgtgtgtgtgtgtgtgtgtgcgtgtgtacctgtgtgtgtgtgtgtgtgtaagtatgtgtgtgtgtgtgtgtcagtgtgtgtgtgtgtgtgtgtgtacatgtgtgtgtgtgtgtgtgtgtgtgtgtgtgtacctgtgtgtgtacctgtgtgtgtgtgtgtgtgtgtgtgtgtgtgtgtacctgtgtgtgtgtgtgtacctgtgtgtgtgtgtgtgtgtgtgtgtgtgtgtgtgtgtacctgtgtgtgtgtgtacctgtgtgtgtgtgtgtgtgtgtgactgggtgtgtgtatgtatgtgtgtgtgtatgtgtgtgtatgtatgtgtgtgtggggggggggggggggggttggggtcggCAGGAGCGTCATCGACTGGACACTCCATGTTCCCTGTGGCGATCAGGAAGGggccggccattcggcccatctccccgctcctcttcccacccccaccccttcgcTTTTATTTTACAGGCCCGCCGGCAGAGGGCTcgggtgtggaggaggaaggaCTCCCGTCTCCCGGGACCGCGCGGCGCCTTGAGCCGGAGGAAGGTGCCCCGGCGTGGGGCGAAGTTGTGGGCCGGGGTCGGGGTGTGGGGGTCTGGTCTGGATGGGTTGAGACCGGCTCGGAGCCGCTGTCCACCGACCCGGCCGTTCCACCGGCGGGACTAGAGGGAGGTTCCGGTAGCTCCCTGGGTTGCCCCGGTACTTCGGCCCATTGTGCCGGGGAAGGGAGCGGAGCGGCCGGACCGCCGGTCACTGAGCGCCGGGGCTTGAGTAGGGGGTGGCCGGAGCTCAGTCCGACCGGCAGACCGGGATCCCGAGAGTCTCCCCCGAAACTCGACCCCGGGAACGCGGCGGAGGGAACCGGGGACCAGCCGGTGCGGCCACCACTCACGCCCACCCTCGGGACCCTCGGGCCGTCCAGTCCGGCCACTGACCTCCACCGGACACCCGGTCCCACGTCGCCGACACAACGGGGCGCTCACGGTGGGATCACCGGCTTGACCAGTAGCTGGCGGCTGGTCCTCGCTGTCGTGGCCGCGCTGGGCGTCGGCATCCCGGGATACTGACCCCACCCTTCACCCATCTTGCACGCCCACcaaacacccccccctccccacccacccccttcatctccccccttcacccacaccaatccttctttagactcctctcttccagcccccccccccccccccccccccccccaccccacatccagTCTAGaatgtgacctatccatgttctccacacatagaaacgtagaaaacaggtgcaggagtagaggccattcggcccttcgagcctgcaccgccattcgatatgatcatggctgatcatccaactcagtatcccatccctgccttctctccataccccctgatccctttagccacaagggccacatctaactccctcttaaatatagccaatgaactgtgtggcctcaacgaccttctgtggcagagaattccacagattcaccactctctgtgtgtgtgtgaaaaaaaaatgtttttctcatctcggtcctaaaagatttccaccttatccttaaactgtgtgtgtgaccccttgttctggacttccccgacatcgggaacaatcttcctgcatctagcctgtccaaccccttaaggattttgtacgtttctataagaccccccctcaatcttctaaattctagcgagtacaagccgagtctatccagtctttcttcatatgaaagtcctgacatcccaggaatcagtctgctgaaccttctctgtactccctctatggcaagaatgtccttcctcagattaggagaccaaaactgtacgcgatactccaggtgtggtctcaccaagaccctgtacaactgcagtagaacctccctgctcctatactcaaatccttttactatgaatgctagcataccattctccatacctatggcaagaatgtctttcccgaaacgtcacctacccatgttctccacagatgctgccttccccgctgagttactccagcactctgtgaaacgtcacctatccatgttctccacagatgctgcctgacccactgagttactccagcactctgtgaaacgtcacctatccatgttctccacagatgctgcctgacccactgagttactccagcactctgtgaaacatcacctatgcatgttctccacagatgctatccatgttcacctatccatgttctcacagatgctgcctgacccgctgagttactccagcactctgtgtcaactAGGAGTCTCTTGAAAAAAGTTTCACAGCAGAAATCCCCAGGGAACAGGAATTAGAATCCGATGAGTTTCAGCCTGAATGTGACTCAGGCTGTGAATTATTCCCCTCAACAcctgactgccccccccccatcccccccctccccaacccccccctccccccccccccaccccaaacctcAGGACTGACGAGTGACCTGGAAAGCGAACAACGAGAGGCCGGATTATCGGAGTTTTACGGTACCACCCATTCTAACTCCACCCAACCCATCATTGACAGCCTTAACCCTGTCGGTTTGGGGACAGGTAGATTCACACCTGTATGCCACCCACCTTAATCCTCtaacccgcctcccccccccattcaaacCACCCATTTCACCCTGATACcaactcacaccccccccccccccccgtactaaCTCCACTTCATACGACCCATTGTAACCCAGCGCCGCCTCTAAACACATGGGGACAGTGGTCTATtaaccccgacctccccctcctcaccccgaccccccctcaccccctcatccatcatttcaacaaccccccccccccccccagaagtcaAGATGAAGAGGCCAGCACAAACTTTAAACACAAGAGCCTATGCATGATGGTAAATGCGCTTCTATGAAGTGAAAGATCTCTAATTTCTgtgaaaatattattaaaaagtaTTTTATACACAAAACAAGACTGTGCTGCATCTTTATTCTTGAGTTCCGAGTCGCAACTAACACGGAAATCTACTGACTTCACTAATGTTTCCCCCCGTTCCATCTTCACCCTGCCCCtgtctgtactcgttggagtttagaaggatgagggggaatctcattgaaacatgtatgagattgttaagggcttagacacgctagaggcaggaaacgtgttcccgatgttgggggagtccagaaccaggggccacacacacacacacacacacacacacacacacacacacacacacacacacacacacacacacacacacacacacacacacacacacaaaaacacacacacacacacacacacacacacacacacacacacacacacacacacacacacacacacacacacacacacacacacacacacacacacacacacacacacacacacacacacacacacacacacacacagtttaagaataaggggtcggccatttagaacggaggtgaggagaaTCTTTCTAtcccagaatctgtggaattctctgcctcagagggcggtggaggcaggttctctagatgctttcaagagagaactagatagggctcttaaagatagcggagtcagggaagaaggcaggaacggggtactgattggggatgatcagccatgatcatattgcatggcggtgctggctcgaagggccgaatgtcctctactcctgcacctattgtctattgtacagggACAATCCATGTATTTCCGACCTCCCCTTGTAGCAaataccctgtaatccaggcagcgttgTGTAATAACCAAATCTCCAAAGCCATCACGTCCCTGCTCTAATGGTGTGACCAGACCAGTGCCCCAGCAGCGACGTGATATCTTCACTCTTGTCCTCAACGCTCTGGCCGATGAAGGCGAGCATTTCGGACCACTGCAGTGTTGTGTACAGCTGGACTATGCGCAGATCCATCGCCAGGAGGATTTGTAAGAATCTCTGGCTGCTGGGAGCTGAGATGTTTACAGTTTATTTAAGAAAGATCTGCAAATGCTTGTAacatcgaaagtagacaaaaatgctggaggaactcagcgggcgaggcagcgtctatggagcgaaggaaataggtgacgtttcgggtcgagacccttcttcatagaaacatagaaacatagaaattaggtgcaggagtagcggccattcggcccttcgagcctgcaccagcaccgccattcaatatgatcatggctgatcatccaactcagtatccc
This is a stretch of genomic DNA from Leucoraja erinacea ecotype New England unplaced genomic scaffold, Leri_hhj_1 Leri_69S, whole genome shotgun sequence. It encodes these proteins:
- the LOC129694512 gene encoding LOW QUALITY PROTEIN: brevican core protein-like (The sequence of the model RefSeq protein was modified relative to this genomic sequence to represent the inferred CDS: inserted 1 base in 1 codon), with the protein product MFLMVSCGRGLQTVGSRRSGPLGRDVGTREQPQRLVPPNRPLPTRVRGSRRPQAALGGDPRRAALGKGAPGTPRYGETRAGVSSSRPDRRLASTPRYTGNKRQREREREASPSTWASSQNLVQCPSARQPATGRVATGTVCWGSPLLGSSLTFPLCGEKGCDCLPSLVAEGPSASPGRGPANRYRGPDLPALPETVGRTECFAARFSSCLLREPCVAGPLLNAAHDEGDELSVTTGTRTTIRAVLGGSVTIPCFASYARRPLSPAAPRVKWSLIRDGSEWDILVATVQKVKVSDGYRRRVELPNYLATATDVSLAIHRLLHNDTGIYRCGVQHGIEDAQDLARLQVKGVVFHYREAVARYAFNFSRAQRVCEDISARIATPEQLDAAYAGGLEQCDAGWLSDQTVRPGLLFIGDSDKLTFQQAADHCRQSATRLATVGELYEAWSGGLDHCTPAWLADGSVRYPIVTPRERCGGRLPGVKTLYAFHNQTGSIDPWSAHGAFCFLETGGSNDSDEFAMDLEYEDGDFLETAEDQLEFDLYDGDEGGMFPFATESWDVETVTGMGDGATLAPSTPDAKKVRGEVRDRPFHRCWLPRVILEARHRLETGGSNDSGEFAMDLEYEDGDFLETAEDQLEFDLYDGDEGGMFPFATESWVCPPAEGSGVEEEGLPSPGTARRLEPEEGAPAWGEVVGRGRGVGVWSGWVETGSEPLSTDPAVPPAGLEGGSGSSLGCPGTSAHCAGEGSGAAGPPVTERRGLSRGWPELSPTGRPGSRESPPKLDPGNAAEGTGDQPVRPPLTPTLGTLGPSSPATDLHRTPGPTSPTQRGAHGGITGLTSSWRLVLAVVAALGIIVPCSEVQSKANREGADRSLSGHSCPRGPGPDVLTAALFIWSAGSCYPNPCRNGGTCVERERAHSCLCLPSYGGSLCHRDVQACDRDWLKFLGSCYKHQKGRRTWDXAEETCRAEGGHLASILTPEETTFINENFKEYQWIGLNDKTIENDFQWSDGNQLLYENWYSGQPDSFFLSGENCVVMIWHKGGQWSDVPCNYFLAFTCKKALSSCATPPVPARTRILGKVRTRYPPSVVRYECRAGFVQQQRPTVRCRGDGSWERPRIICTTATGPPRDQRAAEEVLSPRSPGPVSEPGAGSP